A portion of the Nitrospira defluvii genome contains these proteins:
- a CDS encoding GumC family protein: MSRVLEAHQAVMTPSRGNGSGVPAQAQIGSLDFWAVLSRRRGLVSAIVLVSLLGTYAVSMLLLPKSYESTATLLPQLDSKEGGGLAALLTATGAGGMAQNLGATLPNMPTTPTDVFVAILKSRVMADEVIAKFGLMALYGERTMHDTRAELAERVRIAVSKEKVIKVTVEDTNPQRAADIAAHFVAGLDRLNRTLNVSKAGQNRAFLERRLNETMDTMAKAEEALRDFQAKNKAVAVEAQSKAMIEAAALIQGQITAQEVQLQVMEGYLSPDNPDLSRIRSSIEELRKQLGLMESGKGGKGAPAGGRLHPAMVTVPDLALQYGRLLRELKVQETLYALLTSQYEQAKITEARDTPTVQVLDPPVPADKQIKPRPVFYAAVAGVTGLCLAIVLAYVLELRARKTGGLPH, translated from the coding sequence ATGAGTCGAGTACTGGAGGCACATCAGGCCGTCATGACGCCGTCGCGAGGGAATGGTTCCGGTGTGCCTGCACAGGCCCAGATCGGCTCGCTGGATTTCTGGGCCGTGCTGTCGCGCCGTCGAGGCCTGGTGTCAGCGATCGTCCTCGTCTCCCTCCTCGGAACGTATGCGGTCAGCATGCTTCTCCTTCCTAAAAGTTATGAGTCGACGGCGACCCTGTTGCCGCAATTGGACTCCAAAGAAGGCGGGGGATTGGCCGCCCTGCTCACGGCCACAGGGGCCGGGGGGATGGCGCAGAATCTGGGCGCAACCCTGCCGAACATGCCGACGACTCCCACCGATGTGTTTGTGGCGATCTTAAAATCACGGGTCATGGCGGATGAGGTGATCGCCAAGTTCGGCCTGATGGCCCTATATGGTGAGCGGACGATGCATGACACCCGCGCGGAGTTGGCGGAGCGGGTGCGTATCGCCGTGTCGAAGGAGAAAGTCATCAAGGTGACGGTGGAGGATACCAACCCTCAGCGGGCCGCCGACATCGCGGCCCATTTTGTGGCCGGTCTCGACCGGTTGAATCGCACCTTGAATGTGAGTAAAGCCGGACAGAATCGTGCCTTCTTGGAACGCCGTCTCAATGAGACGATGGACACAATGGCAAAGGCGGAGGAGGCGCTTCGTGATTTTCAGGCGAAGAATAAGGCGGTGGCCGTGGAGGCGCAGTCCAAGGCCATGATCGAAGCCGCCGCGCTGATACAGGGTCAAATCACGGCGCAAGAAGTGCAGTTGCAGGTGATGGAAGGCTATCTCTCGCCCGACAATCCCGATCTCTCCCGTATTCGTTCCAGCATCGAGGAGTTGCGAAAGCAGTTGGGATTGATGGAATCCGGCAAGGGGGGCAAGGGCGCACCGGCGGGAGGTCGACTCCATCCCGCCATGGTGACGGTGCCGGACCTGGCCTTGCAGTATGGGCGACTGCTCCGGGAGTTGAAGGTGCAGGAAACGCTGTACGCGCTGCTCACCTCACAGTATGAGCAGGCGAAGATCACCGAAGCCCGTGATACGCCTACCGTGCAGGTGTTGGACCCCCCGGTTCCGGCAGATAAACAGATCAAGCCCCGCCCGGTGTTCTATGCGGCCGTAGCCGGCGTGACAGGCCTCTGTCTCGCGATCGTCCTTGCCTATGTGTTGGAGTTGCGTGCCCGGAAGACCGGCGGCCTGCCGCACTGA
- a CDS encoding SLBB domain-containing protein, whose product MGVSRYSSHRAPGSLRSNLCARTLIWMLVASFVLPPSLLAQNLQSQPAVPGGLQQQPGPGVPGGLFNPGGFAVPGTGGQLGQAIVTNPTALQPIVPNQVPCPIPLSSDLTSKGTVPNLNDYWPVEPSSLLPSSIEQRMKQEQEERDRRQEKLQAEKEKSSIEYQVQVEREKKGVAQLPFGQGAVPGLQPSLGQQSPQPGTQPAGQPGAGRPLPEKKAFTAELLRQQDFNVEEAFAEFSVLHGVKSRVRQFGYEFFEAQASTFSPVQDVPVGPDYVVGPQDSLAVHIWNVPDPSFNRSFIVPVERDGMIVIPQVGAISVGGQPFSQVEQTVRARLGSLLKRFELHVSMARIRTIKVFVVGEVIRPGAYEISALATASNALYAACGPARSGSLRQVKVMREGKTVADLDLYDFLLRGDRRFDQRLQSGDVVLVPPLGPVVAISGSIKRPAIYEVKPGVRLTELLTLAGGLTPLSDRQRCHLFRLDPERGRIMIDVDLVGALASQGHEKSRPGVAGGDPLLLDGDYVRIGILPTQITNVVSLVGAVKSPGPYEYRPGMKVKDLLVHDQLTMDAYADRAEIVRTDPVTYQTRVIQFSPRALLDGNDAENHVLQRLDQVVVASQHRPPKLVLVEGELQRPGYFTIETGERLSSVLKRAGGVTANAFPAGLVLTRESVKLRQQAELERFVASERQRLTAQAAGGAAGATGLSTTAVLSAGGGLAEQQVLSLRLQQLEAITSRLELGRVVIRMESIEHLEGTEDDIILEARDRILMPTPSQTVSIIGSVKNPSTVVYRPGFGLDDYLRQAGGVTEDANKKEMYVMRANGTTDSAYLAVKDLRSGDTIVVPQKIEARTPQLALWQTVASIIGSVALTAAGIAVVGR is encoded by the coding sequence ATGGGTGTGAGTCGATACTCTTCTCATCGTGCCCCGGGCTCCCTGCGGTCGAATCTCTGTGCTCGCACCCTGATCTGGATGTTGGTGGCGTCCTTCGTGCTGCCGCCCTCTCTGCTCGCCCAGAATCTTCAGTCACAACCGGCGGTGCCGGGCGGCCTGCAGCAACAACCGGGGCCCGGTGTGCCCGGTGGATTATTTAATCCCGGCGGGTTTGCCGTTCCCGGGACAGGCGGGCAACTGGGCCAGGCGATCGTCACCAATCCCACGGCGTTGCAGCCGATCGTGCCCAATCAGGTGCCCTGTCCGATCCCTCTTTCCTCCGACCTTACGTCCAAGGGAACCGTGCCCAATCTGAACGACTATTGGCCTGTCGAGCCGAGCAGTTTGCTGCCCAGTTCGATTGAGCAACGGATGAAGCAGGAACAGGAAGAACGGGATCGCCGACAGGAGAAGTTACAGGCGGAGAAGGAAAAGTCGAGTATCGAGTATCAGGTGCAGGTGGAGCGCGAGAAAAAAGGTGTTGCCCAGTTGCCCTTTGGCCAGGGAGCGGTTCCGGGGCTCCAACCGTCGCTCGGCCAGCAGTCTCCACAGCCGGGGACTCAGCCCGCCGGGCAACCGGGAGCGGGGCGGCCGTTACCGGAAAAGAAGGCCTTCACGGCGGAATTGCTGCGGCAACAGGACTTCAACGTTGAAGAGGCCTTCGCCGAATTTTCCGTGTTGCACGGCGTGAAGAGCCGCGTACGGCAGTTCGGCTACGAGTTCTTCGAGGCCCAGGCCAGCACCTTTTCCCCGGTGCAGGATGTGCCGGTGGGACCGGACTATGTCGTCGGCCCGCAGGATTCCCTCGCGGTGCACATTTGGAATGTGCCGGACCCCAGTTTCAACCGCAGTTTTATCGTGCCGGTCGAACGGGATGGCATGATCGTGATTCCGCAAGTGGGGGCGATTTCCGTCGGCGGCCAGCCGTTTTCCCAGGTGGAACAGACGGTGCGGGCGAGGCTGGGCAGTCTCCTGAAACGGTTCGAACTGCATGTGTCCATGGCGCGAATCCGTACGATCAAGGTGTTCGTCGTGGGCGAGGTCATCCGTCCCGGCGCATATGAGATCAGCGCGCTGGCCACCGCTTCGAACGCGCTCTACGCCGCCTGCGGGCCGGCCCGTTCCGGCTCGTTACGTCAGGTGAAGGTGATGCGCGAGGGGAAAACGGTTGCCGATCTCGATCTCTACGACTTCCTGTTGCGCGGCGACCGGCGGTTCGATCAGCGCCTCCAGTCCGGCGATGTGGTCCTTGTCCCGCCGCTTGGTCCGGTGGTGGCGATCAGCGGGTCGATCAAGCGGCCGGCCATTTACGAAGTCAAACCCGGTGTGCGGTTGACGGAGCTGTTGACGCTTGCAGGGGGGCTCACGCCATTGTCGGACCGGCAACGCTGCCATCTCTTCCGATTGGATCCGGAGCGTGGGCGGATCATGATCGATGTGGATCTGGTCGGCGCCCTTGCTTCTCAGGGACATGAGAAGAGCCGTCCCGGTGTCGCAGGTGGGGATCCGCTGCTGCTGGACGGGGACTACGTGCGGATCGGCATCCTCCCCACGCAGATCACCAATGTGGTGAGTCTCGTCGGGGCGGTGAAAAGCCCCGGGCCCTACGAATATCGCCCGGGTATGAAGGTCAAGGATCTGCTGGTTCACGATCAGTTGACGATGGATGCCTACGCGGATCGCGCGGAGATCGTCAGGACCGATCCGGTCACCTATCAAACCAGGGTCATTCAATTCAGTCCTCGGGCGCTGCTCGACGGCAATGACGCCGAGAATCATGTGCTTCAACGGCTGGATCAGGTGGTGGTGGCCAGTCAACATCGTCCGCCCAAACTGGTGTTGGTCGAGGGAGAGCTGCAGCGGCCGGGATATTTCACAATTGAAACGGGCGAACGGTTGAGCTCGGTGTTGAAGCGGGCGGGCGGGGTCACGGCAAATGCCTTTCCTGCCGGCCTGGTGTTGACGCGCGAATCCGTCAAGCTCCGGCAACAGGCTGAGCTGGAGCGGTTCGTCGCCTCGGAGCGGCAACGATTGACGGCACAGGCGGCGGGGGGAGCGGCCGGGGCAACCGGACTCAGCACCACCGCCGTATTGTCCGCAGGAGGGGGGCTGGCCGAGCAACAGGTGTTGTCCCTGCGGCTCCAGCAATTGGAGGCCATCACGTCACGATTGGAATTGGGACGGGTGGTGATCCGGATGGAGTCGATTGAGCATCTGGAAGGCACAGAGGACGATATCATCCTGGAGGCGCGCGACCGGATTTTGATGCCGACGCCGTCGCAGACGGTCAGCATCATCGGCTCGGTGAAGAACCCCAGCACGGTGGTGTATCGGCCGGGCTTTGGCTTGGACGATTATCTGCGTCAGGCCGGGGGCGTGACCGAGGATGCCAACAAGAAAGAAATGTATGTGATGCGGGCGAATGGGACCACCGACTCCGCCTATCTCGCCGTGAAGGACCTACGTTCCGGGGACACCATCGTGGTGCCTCAGAAGATCGAGGCCAGGACACCGCAGCTGGCCTTGTGGCAGACGGTGGCCAGTATCATCGGCAGCGTGGCCCTCACGGCGGCGGGGATAGCGGTGGTCGGTCGGTAA
- a CDS encoding capsule assembly Wzi family protein, whose translation MSVPRLLCSLTLGLLLWLISGGIALASSNLPLHHWGYDAIERLIALEVIDRALVGAKPFTRMQAAQCVARAIERVRADEVALDGREVIAEPLLERLLAEFRPELIRLGTIRARPQDKSGSVRFGARVTSEVDASSVGGGQTIRFRENRGGEYFVNGVQNQTDVRAWAELNEWAAVMVQPKFISNRHLLGLGATNNSDNFYLREFSLKLSYANIALEAGRGTQWWGPGYHGSLLLTDHAFPMDMIKLGTERPFQLPGSLSGLGDWKVNAFLAQLERNRDVSRARVFGLRISYLPASWLEFGLTRLTQFGGRGRDQSFPETIVDTYIHPANQGADKDVNEQGMADFRLRLPSVPYLIPFPAGLQLYGEIGTEDKWSQLPIPSRAAFLGGIYIPQVFAGDTLDLRIEYADTDYGRRRHPELGQVWYNNGTYTSGMRYRGLPLGHHMGTDAVDFFIRTTRYLTDTLQLGANFNIQERDRGQPVHEKKREAAIDLTWWYAKDVQVMAGYTFQRLKNPGQVTAITPFDETFAGGIQAQNHLFWTSLAVQF comes from the coding sequence GTGAGTGTTCCGCGCCTTTTATGCTCGCTGACGCTGGGCCTCCTCCTGTGGCTGATCTCGGGGGGCATCGCCCTGGCGTCCAGCAATCTTCCACTACACCATTGGGGATATGATGCCATCGAACGGTTGATCGCCCTGGAGGTGATCGACCGGGCCTTGGTCGGCGCGAAACCCTTCACCCGCATGCAGGCGGCGCAGTGTGTGGCGCGAGCCATTGAACGGGTGCGGGCCGATGAGGTGGCACTCGACGGCCGTGAGGTGATCGCGGAGCCTCTGTTGGAGCGACTGCTCGCGGAATTTCGTCCGGAGTTGATCCGTCTCGGCACCATCAGGGCCCGCCCGCAGGACAAATCCGGTTCGGTGCGGTTCGGCGCGCGTGTGACCTCTGAGGTGGACGCGTCGTCCGTCGGCGGCGGGCAAACCATCCGGTTCCGCGAGAATCGGGGCGGAGAATATTTCGTCAACGGCGTGCAGAACCAAACCGATGTGCGCGCCTGGGCGGAGCTCAACGAATGGGCCGCGGTGATGGTCCAGCCGAAATTCATCAGCAATCGCCATTTGCTGGGGCTGGGGGCCACCAACAACAGCGACAATTTTTACTTGCGCGAGTTCAGCCTCAAACTGAGCTACGCCAATATCGCGCTGGAGGCCGGGCGGGGGACGCAGTGGTGGGGTCCCGGGTATCACGGGTCGTTGTTGCTGACGGACCATGCCTTCCCCATGGATATGATCAAGCTGGGCACGGAGCGGCCCTTTCAATTGCCGGGATCGCTCAGCGGGCTCGGGGACTGGAAGGTCAATGCGTTTCTCGCGCAGTTGGAACGGAATCGTGATGTGTCGCGCGCCCGAGTGTTCGGATTGCGCATCAGCTACCTTCCGGCCTCCTGGCTGGAGTTCGGATTGACGCGCTTGACCCAATTCGGGGGGCGCGGACGGGATCAATCCTTCCCGGAGACGATCGTGGACACCTACATCCATCCGGCCAATCAGGGCGCCGACAAGGACGTCAACGAACAGGGTATGGCCGATTTCCGGCTCAGGCTGCCCTCGGTTCCGTACCTGATTCCCTTTCCTGCCGGCCTGCAGCTGTACGGAGAGATCGGGACAGAAGATAAATGGTCTCAACTTCCCATTCCCAGCCGGGCCGCGTTCCTGGGGGGGATCTACATTCCGCAGGTGTTTGCGGGCGATACCCTGGACCTCCGCATCGAATACGCCGACACGGATTATGGGCGGCGACGCCATCCGGAGTTGGGACAGGTCTGGTACAACAACGGCACCTATACCAGCGGCATGCGTTACCGGGGTTTACCGCTCGGGCATCACATGGGCACCGACGCCGTTGATTTCTTCATCCGCACGACCCGGTATCTGACGGACACCCTGCAGCTCGGCGCGAATTTTAACATCCAGGAGCGGGACCGGGGGCAGCCGGTCCACGAAAAAAAACGCGAGGCGGCGATCGACCTGACCTGGTGGTATGCCAAGGACGTGCAGGTCATGGCCGGGTATACCTTTCAGCGATTGAAGAATCCCGGCCAGGTCACGGCGATTACGCCATTTGACGAAACGTTCGCCGGCGGCATTCAGGCCCAGAACCATTTGTTCTGGACTTCTCTAGCCGTGCAGTTTTAG
- a CDS encoding polysaccharide biosynthesis protein, translated as MSTLVSTTMTAVHRRVLLFLAYLGLAALSNVAAFLLRFDQVVPAAQWELCLTLLPLLLAIRALAFYPFRLYDGLWRYTSLWDVRDLALSIALSTLVFVGVVRLGLGIRAYPSSIFVIDALLLFCFQTGVRAIPRLLRERGWMGTGRKRVLIVGAGDAGAMIVREMRNNPSSGYRPIGFVDDDPAKVGHRIHGVKVLGSRVRLPEIIAEDAPDVVLVAMPSAAPATIREVVTALEPFHLPIQTLPNLRDLLQCRVEVGQIRNLSVEDLLDRVPVDLDPEPLRALVQGARVLVTGAGGSIGSELCRQVARLAPTMLVMLDRYENGLFAVANELMAAGHSSIAPVIGDVTEVGQMNRLFAEYRPTLVFHAAAHKHVPLMEGNPCEAVLNNVGGTRIVAEAAHRHEVERFILISTDKAVNPVSVMGASKGVAELLLQQLGRSSRTRFATVRFGNVLGSNGSVVPLFLEQIKAGGPVTITDPQMRRYFMLVAEAVHLVLHAARLAKGGELFVLEMGEQISVVEMARNLIRLAGFVPDKDIVLAYVGCRPGEKLVEELVAAHERVEKTAVSKVLAVVSDSGRDLTRLSTLVAQLEESAAEGNVATVLGLLRTILPNYHPVPIPATLDGSPDVDSGVTEELPASSADIVTASPTGSHRRA; from the coding sequence ATGTCGACTCTGGTTTCCACAACCATGACGGCCGTCCATCGGCGTGTCCTCCTCTTCCTCGCCTATCTGGGGCTGGCGGCCTTATCTAATGTCGCGGCCTTTCTGCTTCGTTTCGATCAAGTGGTTCCGGCCGCTCAGTGGGAGTTGTGCCTCACCCTGCTCCCGTTGTTGTTGGCGATCCGGGCGTTGGCCTTCTATCCCTTCCGGCTCTATGACGGCCTCTGGCGCTACACGAGTTTGTGGGATGTCCGTGATCTGGCGCTGAGCATCGCGCTCAGTACCCTGGTATTTGTGGGAGTGGTCAGGCTGGGGTTGGGGATACGGGCCTATCCATCTTCGATTTTTGTCATTGATGCGCTGCTGCTGTTCTGTTTCCAAACCGGGGTGCGCGCGATTCCCCGGCTTCTGCGGGAGCGTGGCTGGATGGGGACGGGCCGCAAGCGGGTGTTGATCGTCGGGGCGGGTGATGCCGGAGCGATGATTGTGCGGGAGATGCGGAACAATCCCTCGTCCGGCTACCGGCCCATCGGGTTCGTGGACGACGATCCCGCAAAAGTCGGACACCGCATTCACGGAGTAAAGGTCTTGGGAAGCCGAGTCCGCCTGCCGGAGATCATCGCCGAGGACGCGCCAGACGTGGTGTTGGTGGCCATGCCGAGTGCGGCACCCGCCACGATTCGGGAAGTGGTCACGGCGCTCGAACCGTTCCATCTGCCGATTCAAACCCTCCCGAACTTGCGAGACCTGTTGCAGTGTCGCGTGGAGGTCGGCCAGATCCGCAACCTCTCCGTTGAAGACCTGCTCGACCGGGTTCCGGTCGATTTGGACCCCGAGCCTCTGCGCGCGCTGGTGCAAGGGGCGCGCGTGTTGGTGACCGGCGCCGGAGGGTCGATCGGCTCGGAGTTATGCCGGCAGGTCGCGCGACTGGCGCCGACGATGTTGGTGATGCTGGATCGATATGAGAACGGCTTGTTCGCCGTCGCGAATGAGCTCATGGCCGCCGGGCATTCGTCGATCGCTCCGGTGATCGGAGACGTCACTGAGGTCGGCCAGATGAACCGGCTGTTTGCCGAATATCGTCCGACGCTGGTATTTCATGCCGCCGCGCATAAACACGTGCCGCTCATGGAGGGCAACCCTTGTGAAGCGGTGTTGAACAATGTCGGCGGCACTCGCATTGTGGCCGAGGCCGCGCATCGCCATGAAGTGGAGCGCTTCATTCTCATTTCGACCGACAAGGCCGTGAATCCCGTCAGTGTGATGGGCGCGAGCAAAGGGGTTGCGGAACTGCTGCTACAACAACTCGGGCGCTCGTCGCGCACCAGGTTTGCGACCGTGCGGTTCGGCAACGTCCTGGGTAGCAACGGCAGTGTCGTGCCGTTGTTTCTTGAGCAGATCAAGGCAGGAGGGCCGGTCACGATCACCGACCCGCAGATGCGCCGCTATTTTATGCTGGTGGCCGAAGCGGTTCATCTGGTGCTCCATGCCGCACGTCTGGCCAAGGGGGGAGAGCTCTTTGTCCTCGAGATGGGTGAGCAAATCAGTGTGGTGGAGATGGCGCGCAACCTCATCCGCCTGGCCGGGTTTGTCCCGGACAAAGACATTGTCCTCGCCTATGTGGGATGCAGACCGGGGGAAAAACTGGTGGAAGAGTTGGTCGCTGCCCATGAACGGGTCGAGAAGACGGCGGTGTCCAAGGTGCTCGCCGTCGTGTCGGACTCGGGACGTGATCTCACTCGCCTGTCCACCCTCGTGGCGCAACTGGAGGAGTCGGCCGCTGAAGGCAATGTCGCCACGGTGCTCGGGCTCCTTCGCACGATTCTTCCGAACTATCATCCGGTTCCGATTCCCGCGACGTTGGACGGTTCTCCAGATGTCGACAGCGGGGTGACGGAGGAGCTGCCTGCCTCCTCAGCCGATATCGTGACAGCGTCGCCCACGGGCTCCCACAGGCGGGCATGA
- a CDS encoding class I SAM-dependent methyltransferase, translated as MTFPDYSPVTETCGEWVTPEALSMVYTRYRFALDFCRGRRVFEVACGPGVGLGYLGRQAEAIVGGDLTEPLLRQAHRAVQGATPLVRLQAEALPLCAASRDVIVCYEALYFFADVETFLRECRRVLAPQGRLVLCTVNPEWPEFNPNSYACRYYSARQLSALLQQSGFACELFGAFPTEPASWRAALVGRLKRVAAAWRLIPSTMTGKRWLKRLFFGTLVPFPAAVVDGMAVYAQPVPIESDQPVCDYKVLFAVGRSA; from the coding sequence GTGACTTTTCCCGATTACAGTCCCGTGACCGAAACGTGCGGCGAGTGGGTAACGCCTGAGGCGTTGTCCATGGTCTATACGCGGTACCGGTTTGCGTTGGACTTCTGTCGCGGTCGGCGAGTGTTCGAAGTCGCTTGCGGCCCCGGCGTCGGACTCGGGTATCTGGGGCGGCAAGCCGAGGCGATTGTCGGGGGGGATCTGACCGAACCTTTGCTGCGCCAGGCGCACCGCGCTGTGCAGGGCGCGACGCCGTTGGTGCGACTCCAAGCCGAAGCCTTGCCGTTGTGCGCAGCATCCCGTGACGTGATCGTCTGTTACGAGGCACTCTATTTTTTTGCAGACGTCGAAACGTTTTTGAGGGAGTGCCGGCGGGTGCTGGCTCCGCAGGGGCGGCTGGTCCTCTGCACGGTCAACCCTGAGTGGCCGGAGTTCAATCCCAATTCCTATGCCTGCCGATATTACTCCGCCCGGCAGCTGTCGGCCCTGTTGCAACAGTCCGGCTTTGCGTGCGAATTGTTCGGCGCGTTTCCGACTGAGCCTGCCTCCTGGCGTGCCGCCTTGGTGGGCCGGCTCAAACGAGTGGCGGCGGCGTGGCGTCTGATTCCTTCAACCATGACCGGGAAGCGCTGGCTCAAGCGGCTGTTCTTTGGAACCCTCGTTCCGTTTCCCGCGGCGGTGGTTGACGGCATGGCGGTCTATGCGCAGCCTGTCCCGATCGAATCGGACCAGCCGGTCTGTGACTACAAAGTATTGTTTGCAGTTGGCCGATCAGCCTGA
- a CDS encoding DegT/DnrJ/EryC1/StrS family aminotransferase: MSYQVPFIDPRSHYAKLKPEIDRAIIDCLTNGDLVNRHQLKDFEQHLAEFVGVKYAVGVNSGYHALLFALLGAGVGPGHEVITVAHTFVATVSAIVHCGAQPVLIDVAPDFNMDVDLIERAITPKTKALLPVHLNGRVCEMDRILALADKHGLAVIEDAAQALGATFDGKCAGSQGRAGCFSFYPFKVLGGFGDGGAITTNDAALARMATLLRYNGEDRATGEYHYHGQTALLDNVQAAVLDVKLRHLPDWIAHRRRIAAAYHRGLSGITQLRIPQFDETRRKDIFQNYVIRTRVREQLRAYLKEQGIETLVHWQKPMWEHKGLGLAAPDVPETLSICREVVSLPMSAETTEAQVDLVVAALRTFFSMQP, from the coding sequence ATGTCGTATCAGGTTCCCTTCATCGACCCCCGCAGTCACTACGCCAAGCTCAAGCCGGAGATCGATCGGGCGATCATTGATTGCCTGACCAACGGTGATCTGGTCAACCGGCACCAGTTGAAGGATTTCGAACAGCATCTGGCCGAGTTCGTCGGCGTGAAATATGCTGTCGGCGTCAACAGCGGCTACCATGCGCTCCTGTTCGCACTGCTCGGCGCCGGAGTCGGGCCGGGCCATGAAGTGATCACGGTGGCCCACACGTTCGTCGCGACGGTGTCGGCCATCGTCCATTGCGGCGCACAGCCGGTGCTGATCGACGTGGCCCCGGACTTCAACATGGATGTCGACCTGATTGAGCGCGCCATCACGCCGAAGACAAAAGCGCTGCTTCCTGTGCACCTGAACGGACGGGTCTGTGAGATGGACCGTATCCTGGCGCTGGCCGACAAGCACGGGCTGGCGGTGATCGAGGATGCGGCCCAGGCGTTGGGGGCCACGTTCGACGGCAAGTGCGCCGGGAGCCAGGGGCGGGCCGGCTGTTTCAGTTTCTATCCCTTCAAGGTGCTCGGCGGATTCGGGGACGGGGGAGCCATTACGACGAACGATGCGGCGCTGGCCCGCATGGCGACACTCCTTCGCTATAACGGCGAGGACCGTGCCACCGGCGAATATCACTACCATGGGCAGACCGCGTTGTTGGACAACGTCCAGGCGGCGGTGTTGGACGTGAAGCTCCGCCACTTGCCCGATTGGATCGCCCACCGGCGTCGCATCGCTGCTGCCTACCATCGGGGCCTGTCCGGAATCACACAGCTGCGCATTCCTCAATTCGACGAGACCCGGCGCAAGGACATCTTTCAGAACTACGTCATCCGCACCAGGGTGCGTGAGCAATTGCGCGCCTATCTGAAGGAGCAGGGGATCGAGACCTTGGTTCACTGGCAGAAGCCCATGTGGGAGCATAAAGGTCTGGGGCTGGCGGCCCCGGACGTTCCGGAAACCCTCTCCATCTGCCGGGAAGTGGTGTCGTTGCCGATGAGCGCCGAAACCACCGAGGCGCAGGTCGATCTCGTCGTGGCCGCGCTCCGGACGTTTTTCTCCATGCAGCCGTGA
- a CDS encoding alpha-ketoacid dehydrogenase subunit beta gives MRRLSYARAIREAHAQLLAQDPRVFLIGQGVRNPWYAGTSLQDLDKEFGRERVIDSPVSENATTGAAIGAAITGMRPIVFHPRMDFMLLAADPIMNQAANWSYLFAGQVSVPVVIRAVINRGGEQGAQHSQAVQALFAHVPGLKVVMPATPYDAKGLLVAAVRDGNPVLYIDDRWLYESEGEVPEALYEVPIGSAAVRRSGKDVTLAATSYMAAQAGRAAERLAQRGIDVEVIDLRSIKPWDRNLVYSSVGKTGRLVIADAAWVSGGIAAEIAASVAGDIFHALKAPIARVCLPDAPAPTSAVLEQAYYVGADEMVSAVEKVLL, from the coding sequence ATGCGCAGGTTGAGCTACGCCAGGGCGATTCGGGAGGCCCATGCCCAATTGCTTGCCCAGGATCCGCGCGTCTTCCTGATCGGACAGGGCGTTCGAAATCCCTGGTATGCGGGCACGAGCCTGCAGGATCTCGATAAGGAATTCGGCCGTGAGCGGGTGATCGACTCTCCGGTTTCCGAGAACGCGACGACCGGCGCGGCCATCGGCGCGGCGATCACGGGCATGCGCCCCATTGTGTTTCATCCGCGCATGGACTTCATGCTGCTGGCGGCGGACCCGATCATGAATCAGGCGGCAAACTGGTCCTATTTGTTTGCGGGGCAGGTGTCCGTGCCGGTGGTGATTCGGGCGGTGATCAACCGGGGAGGAGAACAGGGCGCGCAACATTCTCAAGCCGTGCAGGCGCTCTTTGCGCATGTGCCGGGACTGAAGGTCGTCATGCCCGCTACTCCCTATGACGCGAAAGGGCTCCTCGTCGCGGCCGTCCGGGACGGAAATCCCGTGCTCTACATCGACGACCGTTGGTTATATGAGTCGGAGGGTGAGGTGCCGGAGGCATTGTACGAAGTCCCGATCGGGTCGGCCGCGGTCCGTCGGAGCGGGAAGGATGTCACCCTGGCAGCCACGTCCTATATGGCGGCCCAGGCCGGTCGGGCAGCCGAGCGGCTGGCGCAGCGAGGGATCGATGTGGAAGTGATCGACCTGCGTTCGATCAAACCCTGGGATCGCAACCTGGTGTATTCGTCCGTCGGCAAAACCGGCCGCCTGGTCATTGCCGATGCCGCCTGGGTGAGCGGCGGGATTGCTGCTGAAATCGCCGCCTCGGTGGCGGGAGACATCTTTCACGCCTTGAAAGCTCCGATTGCTCGAGTCTGTCTGCCGGATGCGCCGGCGCCCACCTCCGCGGTGCTGGAGCAGGCCTATTACGTCGGCGCAGACGAGATGGTCTCCGCAGTGGAAAAGGTCTTGCTGTAA